A single Streptomyces mirabilis DNA region contains:
- a CDS encoding class I SAM-dependent methyltransferase, with the protein MPFDHNDHYHRLLLRKLPKHGRIALDVGCGTGRFARRLAARGYEVDAVDPSAEVIAAARRIGGGPRFRRTDVVSAGLPKGHYDVITCLASLHHMPFGTVTRFREALAPGGVLLVLGCYAGITWWDLAAVPANAVARAGVAMGERLRGSEAVPLRAPVREPRMSLADVRSEADRLLPGSRVRQLLYWRYLLTYRVGGVDRLT; encoded by the coding sequence ATGCCCTTCGATCACAACGACCACTACCACCGGCTGTTGCTGCGGAAGTTACCGAAGCACGGTCGTATCGCCCTCGACGTCGGCTGTGGCACCGGGCGTTTCGCGCGGCGGCTGGCGGCGCGGGGCTATGAGGTCGATGCCGTCGATCCGTCCGCCGAGGTGATCGCCGCGGCGCGGCGGATCGGGGGCGGCCCCCGGTTCCGGCGGACGGACGTCGTCTCCGCCGGGCTGCCGAAGGGGCACTACGACGTCATCACCTGTCTGGCGAGCCTGCACCACATGCCGTTCGGCACGGTGACCAGGTTCCGCGAGGCGCTCGCGCCCGGCGGGGTGCTGCTGGTGCTGGGCTGCTACGCCGGGATCACCTGGTGGGATCTCGCAGCCGTGCCCGCCAATGCCGTGGCACGGGCGGGGGTGGCGATGGGTGAGCGGCTGCGCGGAAGCGAAGCCGTGCCACTGCGGGCGCCGGTGCGCGAGCCGCGGATGTCGCTGGCGGACGTCCGGAGCGAAGCGGACCGGCTGCTGCCCGGCTCCCGCGTCCGCCAACTCCTCTACTGGCGTTATCTGTTGACGTACCGGGTCGGCGGGGTCGACCGGCTCACTTGA
- a CDS encoding LacI family DNA-binding transcriptional regulator produces MNPAKPVEKRMAERSSGTATLAEIAREAGVSAPTVSKVLNGRADVAPATRTRVEELLRAYGYRRRRAEATRSPLIDLVFHELESAWAMEVIRGVENVARDEGLSVVLSESAGRLTPGRTWADQVAARRPHGVILVLSRLDESQRALLTSRSIPFVVMDPAGDPGDEVPSIGATNWHGGLAATRHLVDLGHRRIGAISGPSRMMCSRARVDGYRAALETAGLPVDPELIRVGNFHHEDGYRLGLDLLRRPDRPTAVFTGNDLQALGLYEAARELGLRIPEDLSVVGFDDLPVTRWVGPPLTTVRQPLTEMAEAAARLVLELGREERPAAGTRVELATSLVVRSSTGAAPAVGSA; encoded by the coding sequence ATGAATCCCGCGAAGCCCGTGGAGAAGCGGATGGCGGAACGGTCCTCGGGGACCGCGACCCTCGCCGAGATCGCCCGCGAGGCAGGCGTCTCCGCTCCGACTGTTTCGAAGGTGCTCAACGGCCGGGCCGATGTCGCCCCGGCCACCCGCACCCGTGTCGAGGAGCTGCTGCGTGCGTACGGCTACCGGCGCCGCCGGGCCGAGGCGACCCGCTCACCCCTCATCGACCTGGTCTTCCACGAGTTGGAGAGCGCCTGGGCGATGGAGGTCATCCGGGGTGTCGAGAACGTGGCGCGGGACGAGGGGCTGAGCGTCGTCCTCTCGGAGAGCGCGGGACGGCTGACCCCCGGGCGGACCTGGGCCGACCAGGTCGCCGCCCGTCGCCCGCACGGCGTGATCCTCGTGCTGTCCCGGCTGGACGAGTCCCAGCGCGCGCTGCTGACCAGCAGGTCCATCCCGTTCGTGGTGATGGACCCGGCGGGCGACCCGGGCGACGAGGTGCCGTCCATCGGCGCCACCAACTGGCACGGCGGGCTGGCCGCGACCCGCCATCTCGTCGACCTGGGGCACCGGCGGATCGGCGCGATCAGCGGGCCCTCGCGGATGATGTGCAGCCGCGCGCGCGTCGACGGATACCGGGCGGCGCTGGAGACGGCGGGACTGCCGGTGGACCCGGAGCTGATCAGAGTCGGGAACTTCCACCACGAGGACGGCTATCGGCTGGGCCTCGACCTGCTGCGCCGCCCCGACCGCCCGACGGCCGTCTTCACCGGCAACGACCTCCAGGCGCTCGGCCTGTACGAGGCCGCCCGCGAGCTGGGCCTGCGCATCCCGGAGGACCTGAGCGTCGTGGGGTTCGACGATCTGCCGGTGACGCGCTGGGTCGGGCCGCCGCTGACGACCGTACGGCAGCCCCTGACGGAGATGGCGGAGGCGGCGGCCAGGCTGGTGCTGGAGCTGGGGCGCGAGGAGCGGCCGGCGGCGGGGACCAGAGTGGAACTGGCCACGAGCCTGGTGGTGCGCAGCAGTACGGGGGCGGCTCCGGCGGTCGGCTCGGCGTGA
- a CDS encoding YciI family protein yields MPRYLSLVQIDESTAPAEGPSPELMQRMGELIEEITKAGVMLDTAGLTPSAQGKRVHWSGGQLSVTDGPFTESKEVVGGYALMQCKDMAEALEWTKRFLKVHEEHWTVTCEVREIAEG; encoded by the coding sequence ATGCCGCGTTACCTGTCGCTGGTCCAGATCGACGAGAGCACCGCGCCCGCCGAGGGCCCGAGCCCGGAGCTGATGCAGCGGATGGGCGAGCTGATCGAGGAGATCACCAAGGCGGGGGTCATGCTCGACACCGCCGGGCTGACGCCGTCCGCCCAGGGCAAGCGGGTGCACTGGTCGGGCGGGCAGCTGTCCGTCACCGACGGGCCCTTCACCGAGTCCAAGGAGGTCGTCGGCGGGTACGCGCTCATGCAGTGCAAGGACATGGCCGAGGCCCTGGAGTGGACCAAGCGGTTCCTGAAGGTGCACGAGGAGCACTGGACGGTGACCTGCGAGGTGCGGGAGATCGCCGAGGGCTAG
- a CDS encoding polysaccharide deacetylase family protein, whose translation MRSVRQKYKNNAKRARVWGGVAVLAVAALASGCADDDTNGARSAQGPQQALHAPPARALDSYAARLREQQAARAAAAKHWGLTKVPLAAPPAPARKPVIRPRDGFEVTDQEELGLPPVFTTVPTKDKVVFLTIDDGSEKDPAFLRMMSDLKIPYTAFLSNYLVKDDYGYFRKMRDQGVTLNNHTLTHPYLPGLSYEEQRHEICGMQDIMEKQFGKRPKVLRPPYGNYNQDTLRAAKSCGIKYAPIWDEEVFVDHWEYRDWDRDLHPGDIVLTHFRGKEDWDGTMPDMIRRFLKLVTDKGYAVARLEDYL comes from the coding sequence ATGCGATCAGTACGACAAAAGTACAAAAACAACGCAAAGAGGGCGCGCGTATGGGGCGGGGTCGCCGTCCTCGCCGTCGCCGCCCTCGCGTCCGGTTGCGCCGACGACGACACCAACGGCGCCCGTTCGGCCCAGGGGCCCCAGCAGGCGCTGCACGCGCCCCCGGCCCGCGCCCTCGACTCCTACGCCGCCAGACTCCGCGAGCAGCAGGCCGCCCGGGCCGCCGCGGCCAAGCACTGGGGGCTCACGAAGGTCCCGCTGGCCGCGCCGCCGGCCCCGGCGAGAAAGCCGGTCATCAGACCCCGCGACGGCTTCGAGGTCACCGATCAGGAAGAGCTCGGCCTGCCGCCGGTCTTCACGACCGTCCCCACCAAGGACAAGGTCGTCTTCCTCACCATCGACGACGGCTCCGAGAAGGACCCCGCGTTCCTCAGGATGATGAGCGACCTGAAGATCCCGTACACCGCCTTCCTGAGCAACTACCTGGTCAAGGACGACTACGGGTACTTCCGGAAGATGCGTGACCAGGGCGTCACCCTCAACAACCACACCCTCACCCACCCCTACCTGCCCGGGCTGTCGTACGAGGAGCAGCGGCACGAGATCTGCGGCATGCAGGACATCATGGAGAAGCAGTTCGGCAAGCGCCCGAAGGTCCTCAGGCCGCCCTACGGCAACTACAACCAGGACACCCTGCGCGCCGCCAAGTCCTGCGGCATCAAGTACGCGCCCATCTGGGACGAGGAGGTCTTCGTCGACCACTGGGAGTACCGCGACTGGGACCGCGACCTGCACCCCGGCGACATCGTCCTCACCCACTTCCGCGGCAAAGAGGACTGGGACGGCACCATGCCCGACATGATCCGCCGCTTCCTGAAGCTGGTCACCGACAAGGGGTACGCGGTGGCACGGCTGGAGGACTACCTGTGA
- a CDS encoding polysaccharide deacetylase family protein — MRTRALVAGALTAALLTGCTGCAQSVDPIERLGKKAAQEVRRSRPNGPTPATYRHWGLPTPLAAPPQQPARPALRGAAPGLAPVVDRVPTRDKVVFLTYDDGAERDPRFVDMVRELRLPVSMFLTDSVVGPGYGHFAQLRTVGASVQNHTLHHASLRGLPYAGQRAEICGQQEKLKARFGIRPRLFRPPYGAYDTTTLHAAADCGVVAVVLGRGPDAHRLRPGDILSGFEEPNLTEATVRLLRRIQAEGFTPARLENYL, encoded by the coding sequence GTGAGAACGCGGGCGCTGGTCGCGGGGGCGCTCACCGCGGCGCTCCTGACCGGCTGCACCGGCTGTGCCCAGTCCGTCGACCCGATCGAACGGCTGGGCAAGAAGGCCGCGCAGGAGGTGCGCAGGTCCAGGCCGAACGGGCCGACCCCGGCGACGTACCGCCACTGGGGGCTGCCCACCCCGCTCGCCGCCCCGCCGCAGCAGCCCGCCCGGCCCGCCCTCCGCGGCGCGGCGCCGGGACTGGCCCCCGTCGTGGACCGCGTACCCACTCGCGACAAAGTGGTCTTTCTGACGTACGACGACGGTGCCGAGCGCGATCCGCGGTTCGTCGACATGGTCCGTGAACTGCGGCTGCCGGTCAGCATGTTCCTCACGGACAGTGTCGTCGGGCCGGGGTACGGGCACTTCGCCCAACTGCGGACGGTCGGTGCGAGCGTGCAGAACCACACCCTCCACCACGCCTCGCTGCGCGGACTGCCGTACGCGGGCCAGCGGGCCGAGATCTGCGGCCAGCAGGAGAAGCTCAAGGCCCGTTTCGGCATCCGCCCCCGGCTCTTCCGTCCCCCCTACGGCGCCTACGACACCACCACGCTGCACGCCGCCGCCGACTGCGGGGTCGTGGCCGTCGTCCTCGGCCGGGGGCCCGACGCCCACCGTCTGCGACCGGGTGACATCCTCTCCGGCTTCGAGGAGCCCAACCTCACGGAGGCGACGGTCAGACTCCTGCGACGCATCCAGGCGGAGGGCTTCACACCGGCGCGCCTGGAGAACTACCTCTGA
- a CDS encoding LCP family protein, with translation MLKAAGITLAGVLVLSAAGAGWAYWHLNHNIKSVDINSALGDDRPAKAVSTPSASASASAAPLPSGALNILVLGSDSRSGKANAALGGGDSSGARSDTAMVVHVDEGRTKATVVSIPRDTLVTRPSCPTSSGGTTSVAYNAMFNSAYSVGGPVCAVKTVESLTDVRMDHYIEIDFSGFAKLVDALGGVTVTTDQNIDDDKSHLHLKAGTHHLGGTQALALARTRHGIGDGSDLGRIGLQQKLVKALLEQMASTSLLTDPAKLYKVADAVTGSLTTDTGLDSLGELMKLGQSLKSLSSDKVKTITMPVVTAPSNPNRVVADEPEASDLWTSLK, from the coding sequence CTGCTGAAAGCCGCCGGCATCACGCTCGCCGGCGTCCTCGTGCTCTCCGCGGCCGGGGCGGGCTGGGCGTACTGGCACCTGAACCACAACATCAAGAGCGTGGACATCAACAGCGCGCTGGGCGACGACCGTCCGGCGAAGGCGGTGTCGACCCCGTCGGCGTCCGCCTCCGCCTCGGCCGCCCCGCTGCCGAGCGGCGCCCTGAACATCCTGGTCCTCGGCTCCGACTCGCGCAGCGGGAAGGCGAACGCCGCGCTCGGGGGCGGCGACAGCTCGGGCGCCCGCTCCGACACGGCGATGGTCGTCCATGTCGACGAGGGGCGCACCAAGGCGACGGTGGTGAGCATCCCCCGGGACACCCTGGTGACCCGCCCGTCGTGCCCGACCTCGTCCGGCGGGACGACCTCGGTGGCGTACAACGCGATGTTCAACAGCGCGTACTCGGTGGGCGGTCCGGTCTGCGCGGTGAAGACCGTCGAGTCCCTCACGGACGTCCGCATGGACCACTACATCGAGATCGACTTCTCCGGCTTCGCGAAGCTGGTGGACGCGCTCGGCGGCGTCACCGTGACAACGGACCAGAACATCGACGACGACAAGAGCCATCTGCACCTGAAGGCGGGCACGCACCATCTGGGCGGCACCCAGGCCCTGGCGCTGGCCCGCACCCGGCACGGCATAGGCGACGGCAGCGACCTCGGCCGCATAGGCCTCCAGCAGAAGCTGGTGAAGGCACTGCTGGAACAGATGGCGTCGACGTCCCTGCTGACCGACCCCGCCAAGCTCTACAAGGTCGCCGACGCCGTCACCGGCAGTCTGACGACGGACACGGGGCTCGACTCGCTGGGCGAACTGATGAAGCTCGGCCAGAGCCTGAAGTCCCTCTCCTCCGACAAGGTCAAGACGATCACCATGCCGGTGGTGACGGCTCCGTCGAACCCGAACCGGGTGGTGGCCGACGAGCCGGAGGCGAGCGACCTGTGGACCTCGCTCAAGTGA
- a CDS encoding endo-1,4-beta-xylanase, with product MRSLRTGLSLGSVLTGIATLGALLVAAPAAHAADTPLRDLAAAKGKVIGTAVTGSKLTGTYGDIAGAQFSSLTPGNAMKWETVEPTRGTYNWAEADQIVAFAQAHNQQVRGHTLVWHSQNPSWLTNGTWTSAQLSSLLQDHITTEVTRYKGKLAAWDVVNEPFNEDGTYRSTLWYNGLGSDYIAQALTWAHAADPGAKLYINDYNVEGVNAKSTALYNLVKSLKERGVPIDGVGLQAHLILGQVPSTLQQNIQRFADLGVDVAITELDIRMQVPSDSAKLTQQAADYKAVFDACVAVSRCYGVTVWGFTDSDSWIPDVFSGYGAATPYDENYVPKPAYYAIAGSLGGTSTPPPTGACTATYSVQSQWNTGFTGQVRIACSGAALSSWKVNWTYGAGQRITQAWNADCTQSGAAVTCANASYNGTVPNGGSVTFGFNASWSGSNPVPTVTLG from the coding sequence ATGAGATCTCTGAGAACAGGCTTATCCCTGGGTTCCGTTCTCACCGGCATCGCCACCCTCGGCGCCCTGCTGGTCGCGGCCCCCGCCGCCCACGCGGCCGACACCCCGCTGCGCGACCTGGCCGCCGCGAAGGGCAAGGTGATCGGCACCGCCGTCACCGGGTCCAAGCTCACGGGGACGTACGGCGACATCGCCGGGGCCCAGTTCAGCTCGCTCACTCCCGGCAACGCCATGAAGTGGGAGACCGTCGAGCCCACCCGGGGCACCTACAACTGGGCCGAGGCCGACCAGATCGTGGCCTTCGCGCAGGCCCACAACCAGCAGGTGCGCGGCCACACCCTGGTCTGGCACAGCCAGAACCCGAGCTGGCTGACGAACGGCACCTGGACGTCCGCCCAGCTCAGCTCGCTGCTCCAGGACCACATCACCACCGAGGTCACCCGATACAAGGGCAAGCTGGCCGCCTGGGACGTGGTGAACGAGCCCTTCAACGAGGACGGCACCTACCGTTCGACCCTCTGGTACAACGGCCTCGGCTCCGACTACATCGCCCAGGCCCTGACCTGGGCGCACGCGGCCGACCCGGGCGCCAAGCTCTACATCAACGACTACAACGTCGAAGGCGTCAACGCCAAGAGCACCGCCCTCTACAACCTGGTCAAGTCGCTGAAGGAGCGCGGCGTCCCGATCGACGGGGTCGGCCTCCAGGCCCACCTCATCCTCGGCCAGGTGCCGTCCACGCTCCAGCAGAACATCCAGCGCTTCGCCGACCTCGGAGTCGACGTGGCGATCACGGAGCTGGACATCCGTATGCAGGTCCCCTCCGACAGCGCGAAGCTGACGCAGCAGGCCGCCGACTACAAGGCGGTGTTCGACGCGTGCGTCGCGGTGTCCCGGTGCTACGGCGTCACCGTCTGGGGCTTCACCGACTCCGACTCCTGGATCCCGGACGTCTTCTCCGGGTACGGCGCGGCGACCCCGTACGACGAGAACTACGTGCCGAAACCGGCGTACTACGCGATCGCGGGCTCGCTGGGCGGGACCTCGACGCCACCGCCCACGGGTGCCTGCACGGCGACGTACAGCGTCCAGAGCCAGTGGAACACGGGGTTCACGGGGCAGGTGAGGATCGCCTGTTCCGGGGCCGCGCTGTCGTCGTGGAAGGTGAACTGGACGTACGGCGCGGGCCAGCGGATCACCCAGGCCTGGAACGCCGACTGCACCCAGTCCGGTGCGGCGGTGACGTGCGCGAACGCCTCCTACAACGGAACGGTACCGAACGGCGGATCAGTGACGTTCGGGTTCAACGCGTCATGGAGCGGGAGCAATCCGGTGCCCACGGTGACGCTGGGCTGA
- a CDS encoding THUMP-like domain-containing protein has product MNDVSFASLLTPEGRALLDEVRGTEPAQELAVATRLRRDHPAELVSAALGQARLRQRAAAKFGAEDAERMFFTPNGVEQSTRTTVATHRARRLRSLGVRSVADLCSGIGGDAIALARAGIRVLAVDRDPLTVVVARANAEALGLADLIEVREADVTEVDTQAYDAVFVDPARRGGRGRIFDPEAYSPPLSWAIATALKAPLAALKIAPGIPHEAVPAEAEAEWISDAGDVKEAVLWFGTEPGLVRATLLPGPRELRGRGLPDPAVREVGRYLYEPDGAVIRAHLVAEVAEEVDGGLVDETIAYVTADELRPTPYASAYEITDRLPFNVKKLKALLRERGVGVLTVKKRGSAVEPEELRKKALPKSHGPHSATVFLTRVAGAPTMLLGHPVRRHAS; this is encoded by the coding sequence GTGAACGACGTCTCCTTCGCCTCCCTCCTCACCCCCGAGGGCCGCGCCCTGCTCGACGAGGTGCGCGGCACCGAACCGGCCCAGGAGCTGGCCGTCGCCACCCGGCTGCGCCGCGACCACCCGGCCGAACTGGTCTCGGCCGCGCTCGGGCAGGCGCGGCTGCGGCAGCGGGCGGCGGCGAAGTTCGGCGCCGAGGACGCGGAGCGGATGTTCTTCACCCCGAACGGGGTCGAGCAGTCGACGCGCACCACGGTCGCCACCCATCGCGCGCGGCGGCTGCGGTCCCTGGGCGTGCGCTCGGTCGCCGACCTGTGCTCCGGCATCGGCGGCGACGCGATCGCGCTGGCCCGTGCCGGAATCCGCGTCCTCGCCGTCGACCGCGACCCGCTGACGGTGGTGGTGGCGCGCGCGAACGCCGAGGCGCTCGGGCTCGCCGACCTCATCGAGGTGCGCGAGGCCGATGTCACGGAGGTCGACACGCAGGCGTACGACGCGGTCTTCGTGGACCCGGCGCGGCGCGGCGGACGCGGCCGGATCTTCGACCCGGAGGCGTACTCGCCCCCGCTCTCCTGGGCGATCGCGACGGCTCTGAAGGCCCCGCTCGCCGCCCTGAAGATCGCCCCGGGCATCCCCCACGAGGCGGTCCCCGCCGAGGCCGAGGCCGAGTGGATCTCGGACGCCGGTGACGTGAAGGAGGCGGTGCTGTGGTTCGGCACCGAGCCGGGGCTGGTGCGGGCCACCCTGCTGCCCGGCCCGCGCGAGCTGCGCGGCCGCGGCCTCCCCGACCCCGCGGTGCGCGAGGTCGGGCGCTACCTGTACGAGCCCGACGGCGCCGTCATCCGCGCCCATCTGGTCGCCGAGGTCGCCGAGGAAGTCGACGGCGGACTCGTCGACGAGACGATCGCGTACGTCACGGCGGACGAACTGCGCCCGACGCCGTACGCCTCCGCCTACGAGATCACCGACCGACTCCCCTTCAACGTGAAGAAGTTGAAGGCGCTGCTGCGGGAGCGGGGGGTCGGGGTGCTGACGGTGAAGAAGCGGGGGTCGGCGGTCGAGCCGGAGGAACTCCGCAAGAAGGCCCTGCCCAAGTCGCACGGCCCGCACTCGGCCACCGTCTTCCTGACCAGGGTCGCGGGGGCACCGACGATGCTGCTCGGCCACCCGGTCCGGCGGCACGCCTCCTAG
- a CDS encoding RNA polymerase sigma factor yields MSGATRGAGEAVEAVETIFRIESPRIIAGVSRIVRDVGIAEELAQDALVAALEQWPRDGVPDNPGAWLTTTAKRRAIDLVRRREQYARKLEEVGRDLSVTAPHHLDEPSDPDDIDDDLLRLVFTACHPVLSAEARIALTLRLVGGLTTPEIARAFLAPEATVAQRIVRAKRTLATKDVPFEVPYGPDREARLGSVLEVIYLVFNEGYAATAGDDLLRPALCEDALRLARVLAELMPKEPEVHGLVSLLELQESRAAARTGPSGEPVLLKDQNRRRWNRLLIRRGFAALGRASAVTTGPPGPYALQAAIAACHAQAYAYEDTDWRQIATLYGLLATRSPSPVVELNRAVAVSMAEGPAVALEIVDRLTGEPTLRDYHLLPSVRGDLLARLGRTAQARAEFERAAGLARNERERELLETRARDCG; encoded by the coding sequence CTGTCCGGGGCCACCAGAGGTGCCGGCGAAGCCGTCGAAGCCGTCGAGACGATCTTCCGGATCGAGTCGCCCCGCATCATCGCCGGCGTCTCCCGCATCGTCCGTGACGTCGGCATCGCCGAGGAGCTCGCGCAGGACGCCCTGGTCGCGGCGCTGGAGCAGTGGCCGCGGGACGGCGTCCCGGACAACCCGGGCGCGTGGCTGACGACCACGGCCAAGCGTCGTGCGATCGATCTCGTACGCCGCAGGGAGCAGTACGCGCGCAAGCTGGAGGAGGTGGGGCGGGACCTTTCGGTGACCGCCCCGCACCACCTCGACGAACCCTCCGACCCGGACGACATCGACGACGACCTGCTGCGGCTCGTCTTCACCGCCTGCCACCCCGTCCTCTCCGCCGAGGCCCGTATCGCCCTCACCCTGCGCCTGGTCGGCGGTCTGACCACCCCCGAGATCGCCCGCGCCTTCCTCGCCCCGGAGGCGACCGTCGCCCAGCGCATCGTGCGCGCCAAGCGGACCCTGGCGACGAAGGACGTCCCCTTCGAGGTCCCCTACGGCCCGGACCGCGAGGCCCGCCTCGGGTCCGTACTCGAGGTCATCTACCTGGTCTTCAACGAGGGGTACGCGGCCACGGCGGGCGACGACCTGCTGCGCCCCGCCCTGTGCGAGGACGCGCTGCGACTGGCACGCGTGCTCGCCGAGTTGATGCCCAAGGAGCCCGAAGTGCACGGGCTGGTGTCCCTGCTGGAGCTCCAGGAGTCCCGCGCCGCCGCCCGCACCGGCCCCTCGGGCGAGCCCGTCCTCCTCAAGGACCAGAACCGGCGCCGCTGGAACCGCCTGCTGATCCGCCGCGGCTTCGCCGCCCTCGGCCGGGCGAGCGCCGTCACCACCGGACCCCCCGGCCCGTACGCCCTCCAGGCCGCCATCGCCGCCTGCCACGCCCAGGCGTACGCGTACGAGGACACGGACTGGCGGCAGATCGCCACCCTGTACGGGCTGCTGGCGACCCGTTCCCCGTCTCCCGTGGTCGAGTTGAACCGCGCCGTCGCCGTCTCCATGGCCGAGGGCCCCGCCGTGGCGCTGGAGATCGTCGACCGTCTGACCGGTGAACCGACCCTGCGCGACTACCACCTGCTGCCCAGCGTCCGCGGCGACCTGCTGGCCCGCCTCGGCCGTACGGCGCAGGCCCGCGCGGAGTTCGAACGAGCCGCGGGCCTGGCCCGCAACGAACGGGAACGCGAGCTGCTGGAGACGCGGGCGCGGGACTGCGGCTAG